One genomic segment of Agromyces intestinalis includes these proteins:
- a CDS encoding FtsQ-type POTRA domain-containing protein — translation MKRPQGFDRPPVRRTSTTADATAARPGRAEPPAAGAAPGRGRAGGDRGRSAADRDRAITEPIVLPDQTAQIAPPSAEKPAVPKPAAPKPASAPDPPADARAARRAVAKAARERRRYEKQEIRRFTQRARRRRIAWLVAAGSVVLVAGGAVAAAYSPIMALREVRVEGLVRTPEADVVAAFADQLGTPLALVGSDDVQAALRGFPLIETYAAETVPPGTLVLRIVERTPVGVVETSNGLALVDGAGVVIEKVDERPEGQPLIEAGAVTSEGFRAAGAVIRSLPASVRPQVVGATAETADDVRLELAGGVSVVWGGADESSTKADVLAALMAASPGASRYDVSAPMNPVVG, via the coding sequence GTGAAGCGGCCGCAGGGATTCGATCGACCGCCGGTCCGTCGCACGTCGACGACGGCGGATGCCACGGCGGCGCGTCCTGGCAGGGCCGAACCGCCGGCCGCCGGCGCGGCACCCGGCCGCGGCCGGGCGGGCGGAGATCGTGGCCGGTCGGCTGCGGATCGCGACCGTGCGATCACCGAGCCCATCGTGCTGCCCGACCAGACCGCTCAGATCGCCCCGCCCTCGGCGGAGAAGCCCGCGGTACCGAAGCCCGCCGCACCGAAGCCCGCCTCGGCGCCCGATCCGCCCGCAGACGCGCGCGCGGCGCGCCGCGCGGTGGCGAAGGCGGCTCGCGAGCGGCGACGGTACGAGAAACAGGAGATCCGGCGCTTCACGCAGCGCGCACGACGGCGTCGCATCGCCTGGCTGGTCGCAGCCGGCTCGGTGGTGCTCGTGGCCGGGGGAGCGGTCGCCGCGGCGTACTCGCCGATCATGGCGCTGCGCGAGGTGCGCGTCGAGGGGCTCGTGCGCACGCCCGAAGCAGACGTGGTCGCCGCGTTCGCCGACCAGCTGGGCACGCCGCTCGCGCTCGTCGGCTCGGATGACGTGCAGGCGGCGCTACGCGGCTTCCCGCTCATCGAGACGTACGCCGCCGAGACCGTGCCGCCCGGCACGCTCGTGCTGCGCATCGTCGAGCGCACGCCGGTCGGCGTCGTCGAGACGTCGAACGGCCTCGCCCTCGTCGACGGTGCGGGGGTCGTCATCGAGAAGGTCGACGAGCGACCGGAGGGGCAGCCGCTCATCGAGGCCGGCGCGGTGACTTCCGAGGGCTTCCGTGCCGCCGGGGCCGTGATCCGCAGCCTGCCGGCCTCGGTGCGCCCGCAGGTCGTGGGCGCCACGGCCGAGACCGCCGACGACGTTCGGCTCGAACTGGCCGGCGGGGTATCTGTGGTGTGGGGCGGCGCCGACGAGTCGTCGACGAAGGCCGATGTACTGGCGGCGCTCATGGCCGCATCGCCGGGCGCGAGCCGGTACGACGTCTCAGCGCCGATGAACCCGGTCGTCGGGTGA
- a CDS encoding RluA family pseudouridine synthase, with product MESRSFPVPDGLDGARVDAGLAKLLGFSRTQAADIAAAGGVSLDGASVDKSDKLRAGAWLEVNWEPPRTLSVEPVAVPDLGIIHDDDDLVVVDKPAGVAAHPSLGWEGPTVVGALAAAGFRISTSGAPERQGVVHRLDAGTSGLMVVAKSERAYSALKHAFHDREVEKIYHTVVQGHPDPLAGTIDAPVGRHPKSEWKFAVTASGKHAVTHYETIEAFPYASLLEIHLETGRTHQIRVHMAAQRHPCAGDAMYGADPTLSARLGLTRQWLHAKQLAFMHPATGEWTTFVSEYPADLAHALEVLRGD from the coding sequence ATGGAATCCCGCTCCTTCCCGGTGCCCGACGGGCTCGACGGTGCTCGGGTCGACGCCGGGCTCGCCAAGCTCCTCGGCTTCTCGCGCACGCAGGCGGCCGACATCGCCGCAGCGGGCGGGGTGAGCCTCGATGGGGCATCCGTCGACAAATCCGACAAGCTGCGCGCCGGTGCCTGGCTCGAGGTGAACTGGGAGCCGCCGCGCACCCTCTCGGTCGAACCGGTCGCGGTGCCCGACCTCGGCATCATCCACGACGACGACGACCTCGTGGTCGTCGACAAGCCCGCCGGCGTGGCGGCGCACCCGTCGCTCGGCTGGGAGGGCCCGACCGTCGTCGGCGCGCTCGCGGCCGCGGGATTCCGCATCTCGACCTCGGGCGCTCCCGAGCGTCAGGGCGTCGTCCACCGCCTCGACGCGGGCACCAGCGGGCTCATGGTGGTCGCCAAGTCCGAGCGCGCGTACTCGGCGCTGAAGCACGCGTTCCACGACCGCGAGGTCGAGAAGATCTACCACACGGTGGTGCAGGGGCATCCCGATCCGCTCGCCGGCACGATCGACGCGCCGGTCGGGCGCCACCCGAAGTCCGAGTGGAAGTTCGCCGTCACGGCGTCGGGCAAGCACGCCGTGACGCACTACGAGACGATCGAGGCCTTCCCCTACGCATCGCTGCTCGAGATCCACCTCGAGACCGGCCGCACGCACCAGATCAGGGTGCATATGGCGGCACAGCGGCATCCGTGCGCCGGCGACGCGATGTACGGTGCCGACCCGACGCTGTCTGCCCGCCTGGGGCTCACCCGGCAGTGGCTGCATGCGAAGCAGCTCGCGTTCATGCACCCCGCCACGGGGGAGTGGACGACGTTCGTCTCCGAGTACCCGGCCGATCTCGCGCACGCGCTCGAGGTGCTGCGCGGAGACTGA
- the ftsZ gene encoding cell division protein FtsZ has protein sequence MSMNQNYLAVIKVVGIGGGGVNAVNRMIELGLRGVEFIAINTDAQALLMSDADVKLDVGRDLTRGLGAGADPEVGRRAAEDHAEEIEEALAGADMVFVTAGEGGGTGTGGAPVVARIAKSIGALTIGVVTKPFSFEGKRRQTQAEQGVARLKEEVDTLIVVPNDRLLEISDRGISMLEAFATADQVLLAGVQGITDLITTPGLINLDFADVKSVMQGAGSALMGIGSSRGADRAIKAAELAVASPLLEASIDGAHGVLLSIQGGSNLGIFEINDAARLVQEAVHPEANIIFGAVIDDTLGDEVRVTVIAAGFDGGEPTQQKDVSIEARRSSLIPAAVSVGVGASGPSSSVDTPEPIAEIDIEELVESANWGELDTKSADRIVTDPAFDDDGDDLDIPDFLK, from the coding sequence ATGTCGATGAACCAGAACTACCTCGCCGTCATCAAGGTGGTGGGCATCGGCGGCGGCGGCGTCAACGCCGTCAACCGCATGATCGAGCTCGGCCTGCGTGGCGTCGAGTTCATCGCCATCAACACCGACGCGCAGGCGCTGCTGATGAGCGACGCCGACGTCAAGCTCGACGTCGGGCGCGACCTCACGCGCGGCCTCGGCGCGGGTGCCGACCCCGAGGTCGGCCGCCGCGCGGCCGAAGACCACGCGGAGGAGATCGAGGAGGCGCTCGCGGGCGCCGACATGGTCTTCGTCACCGCGGGCGAGGGCGGTGGCACCGGCACGGGCGGCGCCCCGGTCGTCGCACGGATCGCGAAGTCGATCGGTGCGCTCACGATCGGTGTCGTCACCAAGCCCTTCAGCTTCGAGGGCAAGCGTCGGCAGACCCAGGCCGAGCAGGGCGTCGCCCGCCTGAAGGAAGAGGTCGACACCCTCATCGTCGTGCCGAACGACCGGCTGCTCGAGATCAGCGATCGCGGCATCTCGATGCTCGAGGCGTTCGCGACCGCCGACCAGGTGCTGCTCGCCGGTGTGCAGGGCATCACCGACCTCATCACGACCCCCGGCCTGATCAACCTCGACTTCGCCGACGTCAAGAGCGTCATGCAGGGCGCAGGCTCCGCGCTCATGGGAATCGGGTCGTCGCGCGGCGCCGACCGGGCGATCAAGGCGGCCGAGCTCGCGGTGGCGAGCCCGCTGCTCGAGGCGTCCATCGACGGCGCGCACGGCGTGCTGCTCTCGATCCAGGGCGGGTCGAACCTCGGCATCTTCGAGATCAACGACGCGGCCCGGCTCGTGCAAGAGGCGGTGCACCCCGAGGCGAACATCATCTTCGGCGCGGTCATCGACGACACCCTCGGCGACGAGGTGCGCGTGACGGTCATCGCGGCCGGCTTCGACGGCGGCGAGCCGACGCAGCAGAAGGATGTCTCGATCGAGGCCCGCCGCTCCAGTCTCATCCCCGCCGCAGTGAGCGTCGGGGTCGGGGCATCCGGCCCGTCGTCGTCGGTCGACACGCCCGAACCGATCGCCGAGATCGACATCGAGGAGCTCGTCGAGTCGGCGAACTGGGGCGAGCTCGACACGAAGTCGGCCGACCGCATCGTGACCGACCCCGCGTTCGACGACGACGGCGACGATCTCGACATCCCCGACTTCCTGAAGTGA
- a CDS encoding YggT family protein — MGALNVVWSILSTLLLIYFFVMWARFVLDLVRTFNRSWRPSGVGLVVVEVVYTVTDPPVKFFRRLVPPIRFGQVAIDLGWSLAMLLVIILMTIVSGLSAATALSA; from the coding sequence GTGGGAGCACTCAACGTCGTCTGGAGCATCCTCTCAACGCTGCTGCTCATCTACTTCTTCGTGATGTGGGCACGCTTCGTCCTCGATCTCGTGCGCACGTTCAACCGGTCCTGGCGGCCGAGCGGGGTGGGCCTGGTCGTCGTCGAGGTCGTGTACACCGTCACCGATCCACCGGTGAAGTTCTTCCGTCGACTGGTGCCGCCGATCCGATTCGGGCAGGTCGCGATCGACCTCGGCTGGAGTCTCGCGATGCTGCTGGTCATCATCCTGATGACGATCGTCTCGGGCCTCTCGGCGGCGACGGCGCTCAGCGCCTGA
- a CDS encoding DivIVA domain-containing protein: protein MALTPEDVVNKRFQATKFREGYDQDEVDDFLDEVVVELRRLNQENDELRQRLAAAEARANDAVSAAAVQPAPTQAPPVTFAEPASPPPTVAVPTQVSTPQSEIDEQTSTTNLLQLARRLHEEHVREGVEKRDALIAEGHATAARVVAEAEAKQRQQIGILDQERIALEKRVDELRLFERDYRAKLKSYIEGQLRDLDTAAPVQVSGNQGFSAPVGGVNQGEAAPAPTFQGFGG from the coding sequence ATGGCGCTAACTCCGGAAGATGTGGTCAACAAGCGCTTCCAGGCGACGAAGTTCCGCGAGGGCTACGACCAGGATGAGGTTGACGACTTCCTCGACGAGGTCGTGGTCGAGCTCCGGCGTCTGAACCAAGAGAACGACGAGCTCCGCCAGCGTCTGGCCGCCGCCGAGGCCCGTGCGAACGACGCCGTCTCCGCCGCCGCCGTGCAGCCGGCTCCGACCCAGGCCCCGCCGGTCACGTTCGCCGAGCCCGCCTCGCCGCCGCCCACTGTCGCCGTGCCGACGCAGGTCTCGACGCCGCAGTCCGAGATCGACGAGCAGACGTCGACGACGAACCTGCTGCAGCTGGCCCGCCGCCTGCACGAGGAGCACGTCCGCGAGGGCGTCGAGAAGCGCGACGCGCTCATCGCCGAGGGCCACGCGACCGCCGCGCGCGTCGTCGCCGAGGCCGAGGCCAAGCAGCGCCAGCAGATCGGCATCCTCGACCAGGAGCGCATCGCGCTCGAGAAGCGGGTCGACGAGCTGCGTCTGTTCGAGCGCGACTACCGCGCCAAGCTCAAGAGCTACATCGAGGGCCAGTTGCGCGACCTCGACACCGCCGCGCCGGTGCAGGTCTCGGGCAATCAGGGCTTCAGCGCTCCGGTCGGCGGTGTGAACCAGGGCGAGGCTGCTCCGGCACCGACCTTCCAGGGCTTTGGCGGCTGA
- a CDS encoding YggS family pyridoxal phosphate-dependent enzyme, which produces MSLASRLELVRAEIAESAVSAGRSPDELTLIVVTKFHPASLVADLVALDVHDLGENRHQEAQQKAAELAGLDLRWHFVGQLQTKKARQVRRYASAIHSVDRDALVDALRSDEASVDVFLQVNLTDDPERGGVQPDALAPLVERALDAPGLRLRGLMAVAPLDEPARPAFARVRELRDRVVLPLAPEASDLSIGMSQDFHEAIAEGATHLRIGTAITGNRPVRG; this is translated from the coding sequence GTGAGCCTCGCGTCCCGCCTCGAGCTGGTGCGGGCCGAGATCGCCGAGTCGGCGGTCTCGGCGGGGCGCTCGCCCGACGAGCTGACGCTCATCGTGGTCACGAAGTTCCACCCCGCTTCGCTCGTCGCCGACTTGGTCGCGCTCGATGTGCACGACCTCGGCGAGAACCGGCACCAGGAGGCGCAGCAGAAGGCCGCCGAGCTGGCCGGCCTCGACTTGAGGTGGCATTTCGTCGGCCAGCTGCAGACGAAGAAGGCCCGACAGGTGCGCCGCTACGCGTCGGCGATCCACTCGGTCGACCGCGACGCGCTCGTGGACGCCCTGCGCAGCGACGAGGCATCCGTCGACGTCTTCCTGCAGGTCAACCTGACCGACGACCCCGAGCGCGGGGGAGTGCAGCCCGATGCGCTCGCACCACTCGTCGAGCGGGCGCTGGATGCGCCGGGCCTGCGCCTGCGCGGCTTGATGGCGGTCGCGCCGCTCGACGAGCCCGCGCGCCCGGCGTTCGCCCGCGTGCGCGAGTTGCGCGACCGGGTCGTGCTGCCGCTTGCTCCTGAGGCGTCCGACCTGTCCATCGGGATGAGCCAGGACTTCCACGAAGCCATCGCCGAAGGCGCGACACACCTTCGGATCGGCACCGCAATCACCGGGAATCGCCCGGTGCGCGGTTAG
- the lspA gene encoding signal peptidase II: MAAERGGKASGAVALVVLFAAAVAAYAIDQLSKAAVVSNLTEGEIVPVLGDLLQWQFVRNPGAAFSMASGMTWIFTILAAAVITFIIWFARRIRSIAWAVVFGLLLGGVLGNLTDRLLREPSFGLGHVIDFISTPWMLPAIYNVADIAIVSSMVLFMLLTILGVGLDGSRERRGEHRAGAAPADEATGASGAGASGDDRAVSSIDRAVPSES; encoded by the coding sequence TTGGCGGCTGAGCGCGGCGGAAAGGCTTCCGGCGCGGTCGCGCTCGTCGTCCTCTTCGCCGCAGCGGTCGCTGCCTACGCGATCGACCAGCTGAGCAAGGCCGCCGTCGTCTCGAACCTCACCGAGGGCGAGATCGTCCCCGTCCTCGGCGACCTGCTCCAGTGGCAGTTCGTGCGCAACCCCGGTGCGGCGTTCTCGATGGCGAGCGGCATGACGTGGATCTTCACGATCCTCGCGGCCGCCGTGATCACGTTCATCATCTGGTTCGCCCGGCGCATCCGATCGATCGCGTGGGCGGTCGTGTTCGGCCTGCTGCTCGGCGGGGTCCTCGGCAACCTGACCGATCGACTGCTGCGTGAGCCGAGCTTCGGGCTCGGTCATGTGATCGACTTCATCTCGACGCCGTGGATGCTTCCCGCGATCTACAACGTCGCCGACATCGCGATCGTGTCGAGCATGGTCCTGTTCATGCTGCTGACGATCCTGGGGGTCGGTCTCGACGGGTCGCGCGAGCGGCGCGGCGAGCACCGGGCGGGTGCCGCGCCCGCAGACGAGGCGACCGGGGCATCGGGCGCCGGGGCATCCGGCGACGATCGCGCCGTGTCGTCGATCGACCGCGCCGTCCCCAGCGAATCCTGA
- a CDS encoding cell division protein SepF: MSNPLKKTMVYLGLADEELEAETPSAPQPAPVVQAAPSPKGGAAVTPLRKPHVQPTNQQAEMNEILTVHPRQYRDAQVIAESFREGVPVIINLSQMSEGDARRLIDFASGLSQGLYGKIERVTSKVFLLSPAHVVVSGEAGDAEGDAESFFTHA; encoded by the coding sequence ATGTCGAACCCGCTGAAGAAGACGATGGTCTACCTGGGACTGGCCGACGAGGAACTCGAGGCCGAGACCCCGAGCGCCCCGCAGCCTGCGCCCGTCGTGCAGGCCGCGCCGAGCCCCAAGGGCGGTGCCGCGGTCACCCCGCTGCGCAAGCCCCACGTCCAGCCGACGAACCAGCAGGCGGAGATGAACGAGATCCTGACCGTGCACCCGAGGCAGTACCGCGACGCCCAGGTGATCGCCGAATCGTTCCGCGAGGGGGTGCCGGTGATCATCAACCTCTCGCAGATGTCCGAGGGCGACGCGCGTCGACTCATCGACTTCGCGAGCGGGTTGTCGCAGGGCCTCTACGGCAAGATCGAGCGCGTCACGAGCAAGGTGTTCCTGCTCTCGCCGGCGCACGTGGTCGTGTCGGGTGAGGCCGGCGACGCCGAGGGCGACGCCGAGTCCTTCTTCACGCACGCGTAG